In Ruania zhangjianzhongii, the following proteins share a genomic window:
- the thrB gene encoding homoserine kinase → MRLMRDEVTVRVPATSANLGPGFDAFGLAHAIHDVVTVRATAGATDVQVTGEGVGEVPTGEDHLVVRALRAGLDYAGAPQAGFSLHCHNAIPHGRGLGSSASAVVAGLLVARGLINEPEALDNDSLLNLATEFEGHPDNAAPALFGGVTVAWMEGPQARAAQIPLHPDVQPTVLIPTDRLPTSRARAVLPATVAHADAAFNAGRAGLLVLALSTRPDLLLPATEDRLHQAQRADAMMATSALVDRLRQAGAPAVISGAGPTVLVLAPLTAAQQAVVGQAWQVLSPSIDFDGGQVTVPEPSRG, encoded by the coding sequence ATGCGACTCATGCGGGACGAGGTGACCGTGCGGGTTCCGGCCACCAGTGCGAACCTAGGCCCTGGCTTTGACGCGTTCGGTCTGGCGCACGCCATCCATGACGTGGTCACCGTGCGTGCCACCGCCGGTGCGACGGACGTGCAGGTCACCGGTGAAGGGGTCGGCGAGGTACCCACCGGCGAGGACCACCTGGTGGTACGCGCGCTGCGCGCCGGGCTGGACTACGCCGGGGCCCCGCAGGCCGGGTTCAGCCTGCACTGTCACAACGCGATTCCGCATGGTCGCGGGCTGGGTTCGAGCGCGTCGGCGGTGGTGGCCGGGCTGCTGGTCGCGCGAGGGCTGATCAACGAGCCGGAGGCGCTGGACAACGACAGTCTGCTCAACCTGGCCACCGAGTTCGAGGGACATCCGGACAATGCCGCTCCGGCGCTGTTCGGTGGAGTCACCGTGGCGTGGATGGAGGGCCCGCAGGCGCGGGCGGCGCAGATTCCGCTGCACCCGGACGTGCAGCCGACCGTGCTGATCCCCACGGACCGCCTGCCCACCAGCCGTGCCCGTGCGGTGCTGCCGGCCACGGTGGCGCATGCCGATGCTGCATTCAACGCCGGCCGGGCGGGGCTGCTGGTGCTGGCGCTCAGCACCCGGCCGGACCTGCTGTTGCCGGCCACCGAGGACCGGCTGCACCAGGCACAGCGTGCGGACGCGATGATGGCGACCTCGGCACTCGTGGACCGGCTGCGTCAGGCGGGTGCGCCCGCGGTGATCTCCGGAGCCGGTCCCACCGTGCTCGTTCTCGCGCCGCTCACCGCGGCGCAGCAGGCCGTGGTGGGGCAGGCATGGCAGGTGCTCTCGCCGTCGATCGATTTCGACGGCGGACAGGTCACCGTCCCCGAGCCGTCCCGCGGATAG
- the thrC gene encoding threonine synthase has product MAQPWRGVIAEYVDRLPITEGDPVVTLGEGGTPLVAAPALSEATGAQVYLKVEGANPTGSFKDRGMTMAISKVVAEGTEAVVCASTGNTSASAAAYAAHAGLTCAVVLPHGKIAAGKLAQAIVHGAQLLAVDGNFDDCLRIVRELADAYPVALVNSVNPFRLQGQKTAAFEVVDALGDAPDLHVLPVGNAGNISAYWMGYAEYAADGKSSRTPQMWGVQADGAAPFVKGEPIEHPETVATAIRIGNPASWSLAVAARDDSGGRIDAVSDAEILDAQALIARSVGVFVEPASAASVAGLLARADAGDVPAGATVVCTVTGNGLKDTATALGDSPVQPEVIGRDTADAARALGLA; this is encoded by the coding sequence ATGGCTCAGCCGTGGCGCGGTGTGATCGCCGAGTACGTCGACCGTCTGCCGATCACCGAGGGGGATCCGGTGGTGACCCTCGGTGAGGGGGGCACCCCGCTGGTGGCCGCGCCCGCACTCTCCGAGGCCACCGGTGCGCAGGTCTACCTCAAGGTCGAGGGTGCCAACCCGACCGGTTCTTTCAAGGACCGGGGGATGACGATGGCGATCAGCAAGGTGGTGGCCGAGGGCACCGAGGCAGTGGTCTGCGCCTCCACCGGGAACACCTCCGCCTCCGCGGCCGCCTACGCCGCGCACGCCGGCCTGACCTGCGCCGTGGTTCTGCCGCACGGGAAGATCGCCGCCGGGAAGCTCGCCCAGGCGATCGTGCACGGCGCCCAGCTGCTCGCCGTGGACGGCAACTTCGACGACTGCCTGCGGATCGTGCGCGAGCTGGCCGACGCCTACCCGGTCGCCCTGGTGAACTCGGTGAACCCGTTCCGGTTGCAGGGGCAGAAGACCGCCGCCTTCGAGGTGGTGGACGCCCTCGGTGACGCGCCCGACCTGCACGTGCTGCCGGTCGGCAACGCCGGGAACATCTCCGCCTACTGGATGGGCTACGCCGAGTACGCCGCGGACGGGAAGTCCAGCCGCACACCGCAGATGTGGGGGGTGCAGGCCGACGGGGCCGCGCCGTTCGTCAAGGGCGAGCCGATCGAGCACCCGGAGACCGTCGCCACGGCGATCCGGATCGGCAACCCGGCCTCGTGGTCGCTGGCCGTCGCGGCGCGGGATGACTCCGGGGGGCGGATCGACGCGGTCAGCGATGCCGAGATCCTCGATGCCCAGGCCCTGATCGCCCGCAGCGTGGGAGTGTTCGTCGAACCTGCCTCGGCGGCAAGCGTGGCCGGACTGCTGGCCCGCGCCGACGCCGGGGACGTGCCCGCCGGGGCCACAGTGGTGTGCACGGTAACCGGCAACGGTCTCAAGGACACCGCCACCGCGCTCGGCGATAGCCCCGTGCAGCCCGAAGTGATCGGGCGAGACACGGCGGACGCGGCCCGCGCGCTCGGCCTGGCCTGA
- a CDS encoding homoserine dehydrogenase yields the protein MNEGAQKVRVAVLGCGVVGTEVVRTLVEHADELHARTGTRLDLVGIGVRSVATPRDSVVPTDLLTEDLTGLVRRADLVIELLGGIEPARALILEAIGSGASVVTANKALLAQHGPQLYAAADDARVDLFFEAAVAGAVPVVRGLRESLAGDRITRILGIMNGTTNYILDEMTASGLDFETALAQAQQLGYAEADPTSDVEGLDAAAKAAILASLAFHSRTSLADVPAQGIRDITPADIDSAAQTGHVIKLLAIAEVGRYDGTPGIAVRVHPALVPTDHPLASVRGPYNAVFVEAEAAGTLMFYGAGAGGVATSSAVLGDVVAAARNVVNGGKAPSESAHAALTSMPPEAVRTRYQIRIEVVDRPGVLAEVAALVAGRGISIETVRQGAFDVDDVAELVIVTHEGSESALAATVVDLDTLDVIKRITSILRVEGN from the coding sequence ATGAACGAAGGTGCCCAGAAGGTTCGCGTGGCCGTGCTCGGCTGCGGGGTGGTCGGCACGGAGGTGGTCCGCACGTTGGTGGAGCACGCCGATGAGCTGCACGCCCGCACGGGGACGCGCCTGGACCTGGTGGGCATCGGCGTACGTTCGGTGGCCACCCCGCGGGACAGCGTGGTACCGACCGATCTGCTCACCGAGGACCTGACCGGCCTGGTCCGCCGTGCCGACCTGGTGATCGAGCTGCTCGGCGGTATCGAGCCGGCCCGGGCGCTGATCCTGGAGGCTATCGGTTCCGGCGCCAGCGTGGTGACGGCGAACAAGGCGCTGCTGGCCCAGCACGGCCCCCAGCTCTACGCAGCCGCGGACGACGCCCGGGTGGACCTGTTCTTCGAGGCGGCGGTGGCCGGAGCGGTGCCAGTGGTGCGCGGCCTGCGCGAATCGCTCGCCGGTGACCGCATCACCCGGATCCTCGGCATCATGAACGGCACCACCAACTACATCCTGGACGAGATGACCGCCTCCGGCCTGGACTTCGAGACGGCGCTGGCCCAGGCCCAGCAGCTCGGCTACGCCGAGGCCGACCCGACCTCCGACGTCGAGGGACTCGACGCTGCCGCCAAGGCCGCCATCCTCGCTTCCCTGGCCTTCCACTCCCGCACCTCCCTGGCCGACGTGCCGGCGCAGGGCATCAGGGACATCACCCCGGCCGATATCGACTCTGCCGCCCAGACCGGGCACGTGATCAAGCTGCTCGCGATCGCCGAGGTGGGCCGGTACGACGGCACCCCGGGCATCGCCGTCCGGGTGCACCCGGCCCTGGTGCCCACCGATCACCCGCTGGCCAGTGTGCGCGGACCGTACAACGCCGTGTTCGTGGAGGCCGAGGCCGCGGGCACGCTGATGTTCTACGGCGCCGGTGCCGGGGGAGTGGCTACCTCGAGTGCCGTGCTGGGGGACGTGGTTGCCGCTGCACGGAACGTGGTGAACGGCGGCAAGGCGCCCTCGGAGTCCGCGCATGCGGCGCTCACCTCGATGCCGCCGGAGGCGGTGCGCACCCGGTACCAGATTCGTATCGAGGTCGTCGACCGGCCCGGTGTGCTCGCCGAGGTCGCCGCCCTGGTGGCTGGGCGTGGCATCTCCATCGAGACCGTGCGTCAGGGTGCGTTCGACGTGGACGACGTCGCCGAACTGGTGATCGTCACCCACGAGGGGAGCGAGTCCGCGCTTGCCGCGACCGTCGTCGACCTCGATACCCTCGACGTGATCAAGCGGATCACCTCGATCCTGCGTGTGGAAGGAAACTGA
- the lysA gene encoding diaminopimelate decarboxylase has translation MTHPEQPGLWPENLTIVDGVWHLGEQPLTELAEQFGTPAYLLDVPGLRARAARYRRAFAEAFAPAPVQVYYAGKAFLSIAVARWMHAEGLRIDTASGGELATALAAGVPGADIGLHGNNKSDEEIDRALESGVGRIVIDSLDEIDRVEALAARRGVRAPVMVRVTTGVHAGGHEFIATAHEDQKFGLSLAGGTAAEALSRIAGRAHLELLGLHSHIGSQILDPDGFAAAARALLQLRAEHAERTGVLLGELDLGGGYGIAYLPDEAEADIATLAGSLARTCAQECERLGTPMPEFSFEPGRAIVGPSMLTLYRVGTVKPVPLDEGGARWYVSVDGGMSDNIRPALYGADYHAALVRDSTAAPVLARVVGKHCESGDIVVHQVQLPADVQAGDLLAVPATGAYGRSMASQYNLLPRPGVVAVGDGEPREIVRRETIEDILALDLG, from the coding sequence GTGACCCATCCCGAACAGCCCGGCCTGTGGCCGGAGAACCTGACCATCGTCGACGGCGTCTGGCACCTGGGCGAGCAGCCGCTCACCGAGCTCGCGGAGCAGTTCGGCACGCCTGCCTATCTGCTCGATGTGCCCGGGCTCCGGGCGCGCGCCGCGCGCTACCGCCGCGCCTTTGCCGAGGCCTTCGCGCCGGCGCCGGTGCAGGTCTACTACGCGGGCAAGGCGTTCCTGTCCATCGCCGTCGCCCGGTGGATGCACGCGGAGGGCTTGCGCATCGACACCGCGTCCGGCGGGGAGCTGGCCACGGCGTTGGCCGCCGGAGTCCCTGGTGCGGACATCGGCCTGCACGGCAACAACAAGTCCGATGAGGAGATCGACCGCGCCCTGGAATCCGGTGTCGGCCGGATCGTGATCGACTCGCTGGACGAGATCGACCGGGTCGAGGCACTCGCGGCCCGCCGCGGGGTGCGGGCACCGGTGATGGTGCGGGTGACCACCGGGGTGCACGCCGGTGGTCACGAGTTCATCGCCACCGCCCACGAGGACCAGAAGTTCGGCCTCTCCCTCGCCGGGGGGACCGCCGCCGAGGCATTGAGCCGGATCGCCGGCCGTGCGCATCTGGAGCTGCTCGGTCTGCACTCCCACATCGGCTCCCAGATCCTCGACCCGGACGGGTTCGCCGCAGCGGCCCGCGCCCTGTTGCAGCTGCGCGCGGAGCACGCCGAGCGCACCGGCGTGCTGCTCGGTGAGCTGGATCTGGGCGGCGGGTACGGGATCGCGTACCTGCCCGATGAGGCCGAAGCAGACATCGCCACCCTCGCCGGCTCGCTGGCCCGCACCTGCGCGCAGGAGTGCGAGCGGTTGGGCACCCCGATGCCGGAGTTCTCCTTCGAGCCGGGCCGGGCGATCGTCGGCCCGAGCATGCTCACCCTGTACCGGGTGGGCACGGTCAAGCCCGTGCCGCTCGACGAGGGCGGCGCGCGGTGGTACGTCTCGGTGGACGGCGGGATGAGCGACAACATCCGGCCCGCGCTCTACGGCGCCGACTACCACGCCGCCCTGGTGCGCGACTCGACGGCCGCCCCGGTGCTCGCCCGCGTGGTCGGCAAGCACTGCGAGAGCGGGGACATCGTGGTGCACCAGGTCCAGCTTCCCGCGGACGTGCAGGCCGGGGACCTGCTCGCGGTTCCGGCCACCGGCGCCTACGGCCGGTCGATGGCGAGCCAGTACAACCTGCTGCCCCGGCCCGGCGTGGTAGCCGTCGGGGACGGGGAGCCGCGGGAGATCGTGCGCCGGGAGACGATCGAGGACATCCTCGCCCTCGACCTCGGCTGA
- a CDS encoding VanZ family protein encodes MTTPAGSSALLRAIFVATIAVQLIVLYLPQPPSTAEVGVPGADKAIHVLVFALVMLTGVLASVPARWLALVLAAHAVLSEVVQHLLLPSRSGDPLDAVADLAGIALGWYVASMITRHRLSGAPRR; translated from the coding sequence GTGACCACTCCTGCCGGCAGCTCCGCTCTGCTCCGCGCGATCTTCGTGGCGACGATCGCGGTCCAGCTCATCGTGCTGTATCTCCCCCAGCCGCCGAGCACCGCGGAGGTCGGCGTGCCCGGGGCGGACAAGGCGATCCACGTGCTGGTCTTCGCCCTGGTGATGCTTACCGGCGTCCTCGCCTCCGTGCCCGCGCGCTGGCTGGCCCTCGTCCTGGCGGCGCACGCGGTCCTCAGCGAGGTGGTCCAGCACCTGCTGCTGCCCAGCCGGAGCGGGGACCCGCTGGACGCAGTGGCCGATCTCGCCGGCATCGCCCTCGGCTGGTACGTGGCGTCGATGATCACCCGGCACCGGCTGTCCGGCGCACCGCGTCGCTAG
- the rho gene encoding transcription termination factor Rho: MTESTTTPGRSKALSALRLAELQALAGELGIKGTAKMRKSDLVTAIRAARDGATDGGQRPAGRQQKTDNAPAKGAASEAPAKGAASEASAKGAASGAPATGASPAQDGAAASTADAANSQPPARRNRRAASAGGQPQLDLSALTAGRDEKTAPAETTGGDRTGGDRTGDRNDDGRQSTRGGDGKANDQRPRGANQRQGGGGQRQGGGNQRQTGEDQRQNGAGQRQGGGNQRQNGGDPHQGGNDRKQGGDRRPSLDDIQLPEGRRIDGDQPEDSPRTSRDNDDDRSGGRRRRGRDRYRDRDRKRRGRDVEEEIEITEDDVLLPVAGILDILDNYAFVRTSGYLPGANDVYVSLGQVKKYGLRRGDAVTGAVRQPRDGEGNQRQKFNALVRLDSINGVPLAEATGRPEFTKLTPLYPQERLRLETTPGQVTARIVDLVAPIGKGQRGLIVAPPKAGKTIVMQQVANAITTNNPDVHLMVVLVDERPEEVTDMERTVKGEVIASTFDRPATDHTLIAELAIERAKRLVELGQDVVVLLDSLTRLSRAYNLAAPASGRILSGGVDASALYPPKKFFGAARNIEHGGSLTILASALVETGSKMDEVIFEEFKGTGNMELRLSRQLADKRIFPAVDVNASGTRREEILVEADELKIVWKLRRLLSSLDQQQAIELLQSKLRATSSNAEFLLTVQKTTPSRPSAGDRD, from the coding sequence GTGACCGAAAGCACGACCACTCCGGGCCGTAGCAAGGCGTTGTCCGCCTTGCGCCTGGCCGAGCTGCAGGCACTCGCCGGTGAGCTCGGGATCAAGGGCACCGCCAAGATGCGCAAGAGCGATCTGGTGACTGCCATCCGCGCCGCCCGAGACGGCGCGACCGACGGCGGGCAGCGTCCCGCCGGACGGCAGCAGAAGACCGACAACGCACCGGCGAAGGGCGCCGCCTCCGAGGCACCGGCAAAGGGCGCCGCCTCCGAGGCATCGGCGAAGGGCGCCGCCTCCGGTGCACCGGCGACTGGTGCGTCACCCGCCCAGGACGGTGCGGCGGCTAGCACGGCCGACGCTGCCAACAGCCAGCCGCCGGCTCGGCGTAACCGCCGGGCCGCTTCCGCTGGCGGTCAGCCCCAGCTCGACCTCTCCGCGCTGACCGCGGGTCGGGACGAGAAGACGGCACCTGCCGAAACGACCGGTGGTGACCGCACTGGCGGTGACCGCACGGGTGACCGCAACGACGACGGCCGCCAGAGCACGCGCGGTGGTGACGGCAAGGCCAACGACCAGCGCCCACGTGGTGCCAACCAGCGCCAAGGTGGCGGAGGCCAGCGCCAAGGCGGCGGTAACCAGCGTCAGACCGGTGAGGACCAGCGTCAGAACGGCGCCGGCCAGCGTCAGGGCGGCGGTAACCAGCGTCAGAACGGCGGCGACCCTCACCAGGGTGGCAACGACCGGAAGCAGGGCGGCGACCGCCGTCCCTCGCTGGACGACATCCAGCTACCGGAGGGCCGCCGGATCGACGGTGACCAGCCGGAGGACTCACCCCGCACCAGCCGGGATAACGACGACGACCGTTCCGGCGGTCGGCGCCGGCGCGGCCGCGACCGGTACCGCGACCGGGACCGCAAGCGCCGCGGGCGCGACGTCGAGGAAGAGATCGAGATCACCGAGGACGATGTCCTCCTCCCGGTGGCCGGCATCCTGGACATCCTGGACAACTACGCGTTCGTGCGCACCAGCGGCTACCTGCCCGGTGCGAACGACGTCTACGTCTCCCTCGGCCAGGTGAAGAAGTACGGCCTGCGCCGCGGCGACGCCGTCACCGGTGCGGTCCGCCAGCCTCGTGACGGTGAGGGTAACCAGCGGCAGAAGTTCAACGCTCTGGTGCGACTCGACTCGATCAACGGGGTCCCGCTGGCCGAGGCCACCGGCCGTCCCGAGTTCACCAAGCTCACCCCGCTGTACCCGCAGGAGCGGCTCCGGCTGGAGACCACCCCCGGGCAGGTCACCGCGCGGATCGTGGACCTCGTCGCACCGATCGGTAAGGGCCAGCGTGGCCTGATCGTGGCCCCGCCGAAGGCCGGTAAGACCATCGTCATGCAGCAGGTGGCGAATGCGATCACCACGAACAACCCCGATGTGCACCTGATGGTGGTGCTCGTGGACGAGCGTCCCGAGGAAGTCACCGATATGGAGCGCACGGTCAAGGGCGAGGTGATCGCCTCCACGTTCGACCGGCCGGCCACCGACCACACCCTGATCGCCGAGCTGGCGATCGAACGGGCGAAGCGCCTGGTCGAGCTGGGCCAGGACGTCGTGGTGCTGCTGGACTCGCTGACCCGGCTCTCCCGCGCCTACAACCTCGCGGCACCAGCCTCGGGCCGGATCCTCTCCGGTGGCGTGGACGCCTCCGCGCTCTACCCGCCGAAGAAGTTCTTCGGTGCCGCCCGCAACATCGAGCACGGCGGGTCGCTGACCATCCTCGCCTCGGCGCTGGTGGAGACCGGCTCGAAGATGGACGAGGTGATCTTCGAGGAGTTCAAGGGCACCGGGAACATGGAGCTGCGCCTGTCCCGCCAGCTCGCGGACAAGCGGATCTTCCCCGCCGTGGACGTGAACGCCTCCGGCACCCGCCGGGAGGAGATCCTGGTGGAGGCCGACGAGCTGAAGATTGTCTGGAAGCTGCGCCGGCTGCTGAGCTCGTTGGACCAGCAGCAGGCGATCGAGCTGCTGCAGTCCAAGCTCCGCGCCACCTCCTCGAACGCCGAGTTCCTGCTCACCGTGCAGAAGACCACGCCGAGCCGCCCGTCCGCGGGAGACCGCGACTAG
- the prfA gene encoding peptide chain release factor 1, translated as MTEEFAAVQPLLAEYAQVEEALADPGVHADQAKARTLGRRYAELGRIVTAYRTWRSAAEDAETAVELAADDPAFAAEVEPLQQAADAAADHLRGVLVPRDPDDGRDVILQVKAGEGGEESALFAADLVRMYQRFAERQGWSVQLLDETGSDLGGYKDISIAVKSRATDPAEGVWAHLKYEGGVHRVQRVPVTESQGRIHTSAAGVLVFPEVDEPGEVEIDPNDLRIDVYRSSGPGGQSVNTTDSAVRITHEPTGIVVSMQNEKSQLQNREQALRVLRARLLAAQQEEAAAEAAELRRSQVRTVDRSERIRTYNFPENRIADHRTGYKAYNLDHVLDGDLGPVITSAIEMDEAERLAGAGD; from the coding sequence ATGACAGAGGAGTTCGCGGCGGTGCAGCCGCTGCTGGCGGAGTACGCGCAGGTGGAAGAGGCCCTGGCCGACCCCGGTGTGCATGCTGACCAGGCGAAGGCCCGCACGCTCGGCCGCCGGTACGCCGAGCTCGGCCGGATCGTCACCGCCTATCGCACCTGGCGCTCGGCTGCCGAGGATGCGGAGACGGCGGTGGAGCTCGCCGCCGACGACCCCGCGTTCGCGGCCGAGGTGGAGCCGCTGCAGCAGGCCGCCGATGCTGCTGCCGACCACCTGCGCGGTGTGCTCGTGCCTCGCGATCCGGACGACGGCCGGGACGTGATCCTGCAGGTCAAGGCCGGTGAGGGCGGCGAGGAGTCCGCCCTGTTCGCCGCCGACCTGGTGCGGATGTACCAGCGGTTCGCCGAACGGCAGGGCTGGTCGGTGCAGCTGCTCGATGAGACCGGCTCCGACCTGGGCGGGTACAAGGACATCTCGATCGCGGTGAAGTCCCGCGCGACCGACCCGGCCGAAGGAGTGTGGGCGCACCTGAAGTACGAAGGTGGGGTGCACCGGGTCCAGCGGGTCCCCGTCACCGAGTCCCAGGGCCGGATCCACACCTCCGCCGCCGGTGTGCTGGTCTTCCCCGAGGTGGACGAACCCGGCGAGGTGGAGATCGACCCGAACGACCTGCGGATTGACGTCTACCGGTCCTCCGGGCCCGGCGGGCAGAGCGTGAACACCACCGACTCCGCCGTGCGGATCACCCACGAGCCGACCGGGATCGTGGTCTCGATGCAGAACGAGAAGTCCCAACTGCAGAACCGGGAGCAGGCGCTGCGGGTGCTGCGCGCCCGGCTGCTCGCCGCTCAGCAGGAAGAGGCTGCCGCCGAGGCCGCCGAACTGCGCCGCTCCCAGGTTCGTACGGTGGACCGCAGCGAACGGATCCGCACCTACAACTTCCCGGAGAACCGGATCGCCGACCACCGCACCGGGTACAAGGCGTACAACCTCGACCATGTGCTCGATGGCGACCTCGGCCCGGTGATCACCTCGGCGATCGAGATGGACGAGGCCGAACGGCTGGCCGGGGCCGGTGACTGA
- a CDS encoding phosphatase PAP2 family protein, translated as MASPQPPSALLRTLPVAGLLALIAGISWPLRATVYRSVAPSVAASPVGSALAGAFAQYGPLLLGVLAGVLAVSSFWRERAVFWRLVSGGVGVIGASVLSTLLKLLVTEERPCRVWDVETVLACPSVGDWSWPSGHSTVAAALATACIIAAPRTAWFAVPAAVLAGAARLAAGVHYLHDVASGLALGAVVVALVVVLLRPLAARLPVARGR; from the coding sequence ATGGCCTCACCACAACCGCCCTCGGCGCTCCTCCGGACCCTTCCGGTAGCCGGCCTCCTCGCGCTGATCGCCGGCATCAGCTGGCCGCTCCGCGCCACGGTGTACCGCTCGGTCGCACCGTCAGTGGCAGCTTCGCCGGTGGGCTCAGCGCTGGCCGGTGCCTTCGCCCAGTACGGACCGCTGCTGCTGGGGGTCCTGGCCGGTGTCCTCGCGGTGAGCTCCTTCTGGCGTGAGCGGGCCGTGTTCTGGCGCCTGGTCAGCGGGGGCGTCGGCGTGATCGGCGCCTCGGTGCTCAGCACGCTGCTCAAGCTGCTCGTCACCGAGGAACGGCCCTGCCGGGTCTGGGACGTCGAGACGGTGCTGGCCTGCCCGAGCGTCGGAGACTGGTCCTGGCCATCCGGCCACTCGACGGTCGCCGCGGCGTTGGCCACCGCCTGCATCATCGCGGCACCCCGCACCGCCTGGTTCGCCGTCCCGGCTGCCGTTCTGGCGGGTGCAGCGCGGCTGGCCGCCGGCGTGCACTACCTGCACGACGTGGCCTCCGGGCTGGCTCTGGGCGCGGTGGTGGTCGCCCTGGTGGTCGTGCTCCTCCGCCCGTTGGCGGCTCGCCTACCGGTAGCCCGCGGGCGGTAG
- the prmC gene encoding peptide chain release factor N(5)-glutamine methyltransferase yields the protein MTEQVPAARPAGLRELIQAATAILTEAGVGSPDVDARALAAHVLGVDRLDLVRPPELTDDFAGRYAELVERRRLREPLQQITGWAPFRYLELAIWPGVFVPRPETELVAEAAIEAARAAGPHPVVVDLCSGSGAIALALAQEVPAAAVVAVELGGEPVRAIGANADRLSLPVRVVQADATADSTLSELDARVDVLVANPPYIPPDAVPQDPEVRDHDPDLALYGGGTDGLEVPRGVVASAARLLRTGGVLVMEHAEVQAAALREIVAATGAFTEVRTEVDLTGRDRMVVATRTGVLR from the coding sequence GTGACTGAGCAGGTACCTGCCGCGCGCCCGGCCGGGCTGCGCGAGCTGATCCAGGCCGCGACGGCGATACTCACCGAGGCGGGCGTCGGCTCACCGGACGTTGATGCTCGGGCGCTGGCCGCGCACGTGCTCGGCGTCGACCGGCTCGACCTGGTCCGGCCGCCGGAGCTCACGGACGACTTCGCGGGCCGATACGCCGAGCTGGTGGAGCGCCGTCGGCTGCGGGAGCCGCTGCAGCAGATCACCGGGTGGGCGCCGTTCCGCTACCTGGAACTGGCGATCTGGCCGGGGGTGTTCGTGCCCCGACCGGAGACCGAGCTGGTGGCCGAGGCCGCGATCGAGGCCGCCCGCGCCGCCGGCCCCCACCCGGTGGTGGTGGATCTGTGCAGCGGGTCCGGTGCGATCGCGCTCGCACTCGCCCAGGAGGTGCCGGCCGCAGCGGTGGTGGCCGTGGAGCTGGGCGGCGAACCGGTCCGCGCGATCGGTGCGAATGCTGACCGGCTCAGCCTGCCGGTACGGGTGGTCCAGGCTGATGCCACGGCGGATTCCACGCTGAGCGAGCTGGATGCCCGGGTGGACGTCCTGGTGGCGAACCCGCCCTACATCCCCCCGGATGCGGTCCCTCAGGACCCGGAGGTGCGTGATCACGATCCGGACCTGGCCCTCTACGGGGGTGGGACCGACGGGCTGGAGGTGCCGCGCGGGGTGGTGGCCTCTGCCGCCCGGTTGCTGCGCACCGGGGGAGTGCTGGTGATGGAGCACGCCGAGGTGCAGGCCGCAGCGCTGCGGGAGATCGTCGCCGCAACCGGCGCGTTCACCGAGGTGCGCACCGAGGTGGACCTGACCGGCCGGGACCGGATGGTCGTCGCCACCCGCACCGGGGTGCTCCGGTAG
- a CDS encoding L-threonylcarbamoyladenylate synthase, which yields MPDLELLDCTDAAVRAGHLTEAVHQLAEGRLAVLPTDTVYGIAADAFTPRAVTALLTAKGRDRQMPPPVLIGDLRTLDGLATEIPAAVRDLVEEFWPGPLTIILRAHGSLRWDLGETHGTVALRMPDHEITLELLRRTGPLAVSSANRSGEPAALTCAEAAEQLGRAVRVYLDGGTAPGGVASTIVDATGEQLRVVREGALTAEELGSVVPDLLPMHVPEVIEDAAGEDGADDAQENGDLGEEPGEESDAPVSDAVGEESEAPVSDAVGEESEEPGEESDAPVSDAVGEDGDAPVSDAVAEGTDEQESDETPDGRVP from the coding sequence GTGCCAGATCTAGAACTCCTCGACTGTACCGATGCTGCAGTGCGCGCCGGTCACCTCACCGAGGCGGTGCATCAGCTCGCCGAGGGACGGCTGGCTGTGCTGCCCACGGATACCGTGTACGGCATCGCTGCGGACGCGTTCACCCCCCGTGCGGTGACCGCGCTGCTCACCGCGAAAGGCCGCGACCGGCAGATGCCGCCGCCGGTGCTGATCGGGGACCTGCGCACGCTGGACGGCCTGGCCACCGAGATCCCCGCCGCCGTGCGGGATCTGGTGGAGGAGTTCTGGCCCGGTCCACTGACCATCATCCTGCGCGCGCACGGCAGCCTGCGCTGGGACCTGGGGGAGACCCACGGCACTGTGGCGCTGCGCATGCCCGACCACGAGATCACCCTCGAGCTGCTCCGGCGCACCGGGCCGCTCGCCGTCTCCAGCGCCAACCGCAGCGGCGAGCCGGCCGCACTCACCTGCGCCGAGGCCGCTGAGCAGCTGGGCCGGGCGGTGCGGGTCTATCTCGACGGCGGAACTGCCCCTGGCGGGGTCGCGTCCACCATCGTGGACGCCACCGGGGAGCAGCTGCGGGTAGTCCGCGAGGGAGCGCTCACCGCCGAGGAGCTCGGGTCCGTGGTGCCGGACCTGTTGCCGATGCACGTACCCGAGGTGATCGAGGATGCGGCCGGCGAGGATGGTGCGGACGACGCGCAGGAGAACGGTGACCTGGGCGAGGAGCCGGGCGAGGAGAGCGATGCCCCGGTGAGTGACGCCGTCGGCGAGGAGAGCGAAGCCCCGGTGAGTGACGCCGTCGGCGAGGAGAGCGAGGAGCCGGGCGAGGAGAGCGATGCCCCGGTGAGTGACGCCGTCGGCGAGGACGGCGATGCCCCGGTGAGTGACGCCGTCGCCGAAGGGACTGACGAGCAGGAGAGTGACGAGACTCCGGACGGCCGCGTGCCGTGA